One region of Flavobacterium pisciphilum genomic DNA includes:
- a CDS encoding YicC/YloC family endoribonuclease — MIQSMTGFGKASLQLPTKKITVEVKSLNSKGLDLNVRMPSLYREMELGLRNQIALKLERGKVDFSIFIESTSEQTSTKVNVPIVKIYINQLKEVYPQADETELMKMAIRMPDTLKTEREEIDENDWEQIQTVIEEALQNILNFRKDEGESLEKEFQLRIGNIRQYMTDALALDPERVQAIKDRLQTAISELKVNVDENRFEQELIYYLEKLDITEEKVRLTNHLDYFLETINGTEANGRKLGFITQEMGREINTMGSKSNHAQMQKLVVMMKDELEKIKEQVLNVL; from the coding sequence ATGATACAATCCATGACAGGGTTCGGTAAGGCTTCTTTGCAATTACCAACAAAAAAGATTACTGTAGAAGTAAAATCGTTAAACAGTAAAGGTTTAGACCTCAATGTTAGAATGCCTTCACTTTACAGAGAAATGGAATTGGGTTTACGCAATCAGATTGCATTGAAACTAGAAAGAGGCAAAGTTGATTTTTCTATATTTATCGAAAGTACCTCTGAGCAAACATCTACGAAAGTAAATGTCCCTATCGTGAAAATTTATATCAACCAATTAAAAGAAGTTTATCCTCAGGCTGATGAAACTGAATTAATGAAGATGGCTATTCGTATGCCTGACACATTAAAAACAGAACGTGAGGAAATTGATGAAAATGATTGGGAGCAAATTCAAACTGTAATTGAAGAAGCACTACAAAACATCTTGAATTTTAGAAAAGATGAAGGGGAATCTCTTGAAAAAGAATTTCAATTACGCATTGGCAATATCCGTCAATATATGACTGATGCTTTGGCACTAGACCCAGAACGTGTTCAGGCTATAAAAGACCGTTTGCAAACAGCAATTTCGGAACTTAAAGTAAATGTTGATGAAAATCGTTTTGAGCAAGAACTTATCTATTATCTTGAAAAATTAGACATAACCGAAGAAAAAGTTCGTCTAACCAATCATCTAGATTATTTCCTAGAAACTATTAACGGCACAGAAGCTAATGGTAGAAAATTAGGTTTTATTACTCAAGAAATGGGTCGTGAAATTAATACGATGGGATCAAAATCTAATCATGCTCAAATGCAAAAATTGGTTGTGATGATGAAAGATGAATTAGAAAAAATTAAAGAACAAGTTTTGAATGTGCTTTAA
- a CDS encoding arsenate reductase family protein → MNKIYYLASCDTCRKIIKGLPKDIDLAYHDIKQNPITETELEEMHQLAGSYEALFSKKAQLYKSMDLKNKSLTEADFKKYILEHYTFLSRPVFIIDEKIYIGNSQQNILQVMKALAK, encoded by the coding sequence ATGAACAAAATATACTACCTCGCTTCTTGCGATACTTGTCGCAAAATAATAAAAGGATTACCTAAAGATATTGATTTAGCATATCATGATATCAAACAAAATCCAATTACTGAAACTGAACTTGAAGAAATGCACCAACTTGCTGGTAGCTACGAAGCGCTATTCAGTAAAAAAGCGCAATTGTATAAATCGATGGATTTAAAAAACAAATCATTGACCGAAGCCGATTTCAAAAAATACATACTAGAACATTATACTTTCTTGAGTCGTCCTGTCTTTATTATTGATGAAAAAATATACATTGGCAACTCTCAACAAAATATCTTACAGGTAATGAAGGCTTTAGCCAAATAA
- a CDS encoding DinB family protein, with product MTQTFEATRVSRNLISQFLNNFSLEQLNKTPEGFNNNVIWNIAHIIVTQQLLVYKLSGLPMMVSDELVEKYRKGTKPEGDISQAELEEIKSLLFETINKTEEDYSAKVFKTYNELTTSLGFVFKNIDDALSFNNYHEALHVGIMMSIRKFI from the coding sequence ATGACTCAGACATTTGAAGCAACAAGAGTAAGCAGAAATTTAATTTCGCAATTTTTAAATAATTTTTCCTTAGAGCAATTAAATAAGACCCCAGAAGGTTTTAATAATAATGTAATTTGGAATATTGCACATATTATTGTTACACAGCAATTGCTGGTTTATAAATTATCAGGGTTGCCAATGATGGTTTCGGATGAGTTGGTAGAAAAATATAGAAAAGGAACCAAGCCTGAAGGAGATATATCGCAAGCGGAACTTGAGGAAATTAAATCATTACTTTTTGAAACTATAAATAAAACAGAGGAAGATTATAGTGCTAAAGTATTTAAAACATATAATGAATTAACGACAAGTCTTGGTTTTGTTTTTAAAAATATTGATGATGCATTATCTTTTAATAACTATCATGAGGCACTCCATGTTGGAATTATGATGAGTATCCGAAAATTTATTTAA
- a CDS encoding septal ring lytic transglycosylase RlpA family protein, producing the protein MSNKTSIILSILIITFLSCGFSYITSQTKPVDPKIIQDTLKNPRNKTVASPTNTEKDSITIDKNSKLKLYKKSAHASYYADRFNGRKTANGSRFNNNKYTAAHKKLPFGTKVKVTNEANGKFVIVEITDRGPFVKTREIDLSKRAFMDITKNKGAGAMKVTIETIEKIK; encoded by the coding sequence ATGAGTAATAAAACATCTATCATACTTTCTATCCTAATCATTACTTTTTTAAGTTGTGGTTTTTCATATATAACAAGTCAAACCAAACCTGTTGACCCTAAAATAATACAGGACACCTTAAAAAACCCAAGAAACAAAACAGTTGCCTCTCCTACTAATACAGAAAAAGACTCTATAACTATAGATAAAAATTCCAAATTAAAACTATACAAAAAATCTGCTCATGCCTCCTATTATGCTGATCGTTTTAATGGACGAAAAACTGCAAACGGAAGCCGCTTCAACAACAATAAATATACTGCTGCTCACAAAAAACTTCCTTTTGGCACCAAAGTAAAAGTCACTAACGAAGCTAATGGAAAATTTGTAATTGTAGAAATTACAGATAGAGGACCATTTGTAAAAACACGTGAGATAGATTTATCAAAACGTGCTTTTATGGACATTACCAAAAATAAAGGTGCTGGTGCAATGAAAGTAACTATTGAGACAATAGAAAAAATTAAATAA
- a CDS encoding TonB-dependent receptor yields MKTMKNWLLTGLLFMIVSTVFSQGKITGTITDGSNSLPGANAVVKGSTEASSSDFDGKFSISTSVASGEIVISYLGYDTKTIKFSVSKGGTTNLGTIVLTSNSNQLEEIVIKSTIVDIAKDRKTPVAVSTIKASEIQAKLGTQEFPEILRNTPSVYTTKGGGGYGDSRINIRGFDQKNIAVMVNGMPINDMEGGTVYWSNWAGLADVTSAMQVQRGLGSSKLAVSSVGGTINIVTKSSDMKEGGSFSSGFGNANYLKLQGSYNTGKLDNGLSASVLLSQTRGDGYVKGTEFEGTNYYVALGYSTKDNKHDFQFTLTGAPQWHNQRSSNISIETYQKYGSVDNPNTRYNADAGYLDGETYNIRKNYYHKPIASINWDYKINETTKLSSVFYASMGRGAGASASGGIRGKVYSDATAFRTANGLVDYDKIVAYNSGQSVYIDGFTGLQTRAKVGGVYQNTFSSGSNANTPAAASSGTSGISQTASINSHDWFGAVINLNKKLSNTLTLDFGVDARTYKGYHFTVLNDLLGGGEFYDTSIKSLQPGGRHLTTEYSTDVQWNVFKKVDYDKISFNSTGNVRWYGAFTQLEYSKDNLTAFIQGAVSQQGYKREDNFLYDPAVNPELASTDYKNIVGGNVKGGANYNINEKNNVYVNAGYYSKQPFFNAVYPNNKSTVNPNLTNEKIIGFEAGYGFRSRFFNATVNVYNTTWNDRYLKGKALPTSAQYPSNTTYTEYVGLNEVHSGIEFEGSSNLTEKLKVNAMFSYGIWEYKGNATVNAYLQADNTPIPEFTGATVYMDKVKVGDAAQITASLGASYEVLTRVTLDANYNFNDKLYAGLSPVDFTSPDNKGALELPSYGIMDAGFSYKMLLGRDKDKSMNFRLNVNNVLDKIYIAESRTNTFADDFINGKDGATYASAGRTYNGVATNNQVFFGFGRTWNFTLSYNF; encoded by the coding sequence ATGAAGACAATGAAAAATTGGTTACTCACAGGACTATTGTTCATGATAGTTTCAACCGTATTTTCGCAAGGAAAAATCACAGGTACTATTACCGATGGTTCAAATTCTTTACCTGGAGCTAACGCTGTTGTTAAAGGATCAACCGAAGCTAGTTCAAGCGATTTTGATGGAAAATTTTCTATTTCAACTTCAGTAGCTTCTGGAGAAATAGTTATTTCTTACTTAGGTTACGATACTAAAACAATTAAATTTTCTGTTTCTAAAGGCGGAACAACTAATTTAGGAACTATCGTTTTAACATCAAACTCTAACCAATTAGAAGAGATTGTTATAAAAAGTACCATAGTTGATATCGCAAAGGACAGAAAAACTCCTGTTGCTGTTTCTACAATTAAAGCTTCAGAAATTCAAGCAAAATTAGGAACTCAGGAATTTCCTGAAATCTTAAGAAATACACCTTCAGTATATACTACAAAAGGTGGTGGTGGATACGGAGATTCAAGAATTAACATTCGTGGATTTGACCAAAAAAACATTGCTGTAATGGTAAATGGTATGCCAATTAACGACATGGAAGGTGGAACTGTTTACTGGAGTAACTGGGCTGGACTTGCAGATGTAACTTCAGCAATGCAAGTACAAAGAGGTCTAGGTTCATCTAAACTTGCTGTATCTTCTGTAGGAGGAACAATAAACATTGTAACTAAATCTTCTGACATGAAAGAAGGTGGGTCATTTTCTTCAGGATTTGGTAATGCAAATTATTTAAAATTGCAAGGATCTTACAATACTGGAAAATTAGACAATGGTCTTTCTGCTTCTGTTTTATTGTCACAAACTCGTGGAGACGGATATGTAAAAGGAACAGAATTCGAAGGTACTAATTATTATGTAGCTTTAGGATATTCTACAAAAGACAACAAACATGATTTCCAATTTACTTTAACTGGTGCGCCACAATGGCACAATCAGAGATCTTCAAACATATCAATTGAAACTTACCAAAAATACGGTTCTGTTGACAACCCAAATACAAGATATAATGCAGATGCAGGATATTTAGATGGAGAAACGTACAATATTAGAAAAAACTACTACCACAAACCAATTGCTTCTATCAACTGGGATTACAAAATAAACGAAACTACTAAACTTTCTAGTGTATTTTACGCTTCAATGGGACGTGGAGCTGGAGCAAGTGCTTCAGGTGGTATTAGAGGAAAAGTCTACAGTGATGCAACAGCATTCAGAACAGCTAATGGTTTAGTAGATTATGATAAAATTGTAGCTTACAACTCTGGTCAATCGGTTTATATAGATGGTTTTACTGGATTACAAACTAGAGCTAAAGTTGGAGGTGTTTACCAAAACACATTCTCTTCAGGATCAAATGCTAACACTCCTGCTGCTGCAAGTTCAGGAACTTCAGGAATCTCACAAACTGCATCTATCAACTCACATGACTGGTTTGGTGCTGTAATTAACTTGAATAAAAAATTAAGCAATACATTAACTTTAGATTTTGGAGTTGATGCTAGAACTTACAAAGGATATCACTTTACTGTACTAAATGACCTACTAGGTGGAGGTGAATTTTACGATACATCCATTAAAAGCTTACAACCAGGAGGTAGACACCTTACAACTGAGTATTCTACAGACGTTCAATGGAATGTTTTCAAAAAAGTAGATTATGATAAAATTTCATTCAACAGTACTGGAAATGTAAGATGGTATGGAGCTTTTACTCAATTAGAGTACTCTAAAGATAATTTAACTGCATTTATTCAAGGGGCAGTCTCTCAACAAGGATACAAAAGAGAAGATAACTTCTTGTACGATCCAGCTGTAAATCCTGAATTAGCTTCAACAGACTACAAAAATATAGTAGGTGGAAACGTAAAAGGTGGTGCAAACTACAACATTAATGAGAAAAACAATGTATACGTAAATGCTGGTTATTACTCAAAACAACCGTTTTTTAACGCTGTTTACCCAAATAATAAATCAACAGTAAACCCTAACCTTACTAACGAAAAAATCATTGGTTTTGAAGCTGGATACGGATTCCGTTCTCGTTTCTTCAATGCTACTGTTAACGTTTATAACACAACTTGGAATGATAGATATTTAAAAGGTAAAGCTCTTCCAACTAGTGCTCAATACCCTTCAAATACTACTTATACAGAATACGTAGGTCTTAATGAAGTTCACTCAGGAATTGAATTTGAAGGAAGTTCAAATTTGACTGAAAAATTAAAAGTTAACGCAATGTTCTCTTACGGAATTTGGGAATACAAAGGAAATGCAACTGTAAATGCTTATTTACAAGCAGACAATACTCCAATTCCAGAATTTACAGGAGCTACAGTTTACATGGACAAAGTAAAAGTTGGTGATGCTGCACAAATAACAGCTTCTTTAGGTGCATCTTACGAAGTACTAACAAGAGTAACTCTTGATGCTAACTACAATTTTAATGACAAATTATACGCAGGATTAAGCCCAGTAGATTTTACTTCTCCAGACAACAAAGGAGCTTTAGAATTACCTTCTTACGGAATTATGGATGCAGGTTTCTCATACAAAATGCTTTTAGGAAGAGACAAAGACAAATCAATGAACTTTAGATTAAACGTAAACAACGTTTTAGACAAAATTTACATTGCTGAATCTAGAACAAATACTTTTGCTGATGATTTCATTAATGGAAAAGATGGAGCTACTTATGCTTCAGCTGGAAGAACATATAATGGGGTAGCAACAAACAACCAAGTATTCTTTGGTTTTGGAAGAACTTGGAACTTTACATTAAGTTATAATTTCTAA
- the pgi gene encoding glucose-6-phosphate isomerase yields the protein MALNTTNPTGTEAWKKLQNHYKDIQGTTMQELFQADNSRAEKFNLKWNDFLVDYSKNNINQETISLLLELANTIGVKNAISDYFNGELINQTENRAVLHTALRAKESAVIKADGQNVIPEVYSVKNKIKTFTQEVTSGARKGFTGKTFTDIVNIGIGGSDLGPVMAVEALQFYKNHLTTHFVSNVDGDHVNEVIKKLNPETTLFVIVSKTFTTQETLTNSETIKEWFLKSASQEDIAKHFVAVSTNIEKVTEFGINPDNVFPMWDWVGGRFSLWSAVGLSISLAVGFDNYDELLNGAYEMDEHFKSAEFDQNIPVILALLSVWYNNFFGAESEALIPYTQYLQKLAPYLQQATMESNGKSVGRDGKPVNYQTGTIIWGEPGTNSQHAFFQLIHQGTKLIPTDFIGYIKPLYGNEDHHNKLMSNFFAQTEALLHGKTKEQVQAEFDKQGLAADKAAFLLPFKVFTGNKPTNTILIQKLTPKSLGSLIALYEHKIFVQGIIWNIFSYDQWGVELGKQLANSILDEINTKTVKNHDSSTSFLLNYFLKNK from the coding sequence ATGGCTTTAAATACAACAAACCCAACTGGGACCGAAGCGTGGAAAAAATTACAAAACCACTATAAAGACATCCAAGGAACTACTATGCAAGAATTGTTTCAAGCTGACAATTCAAGAGCAGAAAAATTCAATTTAAAATGGAATGATTTTTTAGTTGATTACTCTAAGAACAATATCAATCAAGAAACAATATCTCTTTTACTTGAATTAGCCAATACAATTGGAGTAAAGAATGCAATTAGTGATTACTTTAATGGTGAGCTAATTAATCAAACAGAAAACAGAGCTGTACTACACACCGCATTACGCGCCAAAGAATCTGCAGTAATAAAAGCTGATGGACAAAATGTAATACCTGAAGTTTATAGCGTAAAAAACAAAATAAAAACATTCACCCAAGAAGTTACTTCTGGAGCAAGAAAAGGATTCACAGGAAAAACATTTACTGATATTGTAAACATTGGTATTGGTGGATCTGATTTAGGACCTGTAATGGCGGTTGAAGCTTTACAATTTTACAAAAATCACCTAACGACACATTTTGTTTCAAATGTAGATGGCGACCATGTTAATGAAGTAATTAAAAAATTAAACCCAGAAACAACATTATTCGTAATTGTCTCTAAAACTTTCACTACTCAAGAAACACTAACCAATTCAGAAACCATAAAAGAATGGTTTTTAAAATCGGCTAGTCAGGAAGACATCGCAAAACATTTCGTAGCAGTATCAACTAACATTGAAAAAGTTACTGAATTTGGAATTAACCCTGACAATGTTTTTCCTATGTGGGATTGGGTTGGAGGACGCTTTTCATTATGGAGTGCCGTTGGTTTAAGCATTAGCTTAGCTGTTGGATTTGATAATTATGACGAATTGTTAAATGGTGCTTATGAAATGGACGAACATTTTAAATCGGCCGAGTTTGATCAAAACATTCCAGTAATTCTAGCTCTATTAAGTGTTTGGTACAATAATTTCTTTGGAGCCGAAAGCGAAGCATTAATTCCATACACACAGTATTTACAAAAATTAGCTCCTTATTTGCAACAAGCAACCATGGAAAGCAATGGAAAAAGTGTTGGACGTGATGGAAAACCTGTTAACTACCAAACTGGAACAATCATTTGGGGAGAACCTGGAACAAACTCACAACATGCTTTTTTCCAATTAATACATCAAGGAACAAAATTAATTCCAACTGATTTTATCGGGTATATCAAACCTTTATACGGTAACGAAGACCATCACAATAAATTGATGTCAAACTTCTTTGCACAAACGGAAGCCTTATTGCACGGAAAAACAAAAGAACAAGTTCAAGCCGAATTTGACAAACAAGGTCTTGCAGCAGACAAGGCAGCATTTTTATTACCTTTTAAAGTATTTACTGGTAACAAACCTACAAATACAATATTGATTCAAAAACTAACTCCAAAATCTTTAGGTTCATTAATTGCTCTATATGAACACAAAATATTTGTACAAGGAATTATATGGAATATATTTAGCTATGATCAATGGGGAGTAGAATTAGGAAAGCAATTGGCTAATTCTATACTTGATGAAATCAATACAAAAACAGTAAAAAACCACGATAGTTCAACTTCTTTTTTACTAAATTATTTCTTAAAAAATAAGTAA
- a CDS encoding peptidoglycan DD-metalloendopeptidase family protein, producing MLFLIISCNKTTDKIETKITKPKPPKTEFGFNYADYNVVNDTIEKGQTFGTIIQGQNIGNKQVYTIVEQIKDSFNVRSIRYHKPYTLLRSKNKTNDLQVFIYQPDALSYYVIDLRDSIAKAYRKVKPVTLKRKIIGGVLKSSLSETLGNESVEAALAGRITKIFAWSIDFFKLKKGDRYGLIFKERFINDSIYDGVEELEAAFFEYKGKLVYAFPFEQDTTSGRIEYYDDQGKTLKNLFLKTPIKFSRITSRFTSNRFHPVQHTWKAHKGTDYAAPTGTPISTTAAGIVETTGYTAGNGNFVKVKHNGTYSTQYLHMSRILVRRGQRVTQGQTIGLVGSTGLATGPHVCYRFWKNGVQVDALKLNLPTGESLTGRNRERFMKQIEPLKRELDSIGNL from the coding sequence ATGTTATTTTTAATAATATCATGTAATAAAACAACGGATAAAATTGAAACTAAAATTACCAAACCAAAACCACCTAAAACTGAATTTGGATTTAATTATGCTGACTACAATGTAGTTAATGACACTATAGAAAAAGGGCAAACCTTTGGCACTATCATACAAGGACAAAACATTGGTAACAAGCAAGTCTACACTATTGTAGAACAAATTAAAGACTCGTTTAACGTTAGATCAATACGTTACCACAAACCATACACGCTCCTTAGATCAAAAAACAAAACAAATGACCTACAAGTTTTCATTTACCAGCCCGATGCATTAAGCTATTATGTAATTGATTTACGAGACAGCATAGCAAAGGCATACAGAAAAGTAAAACCCGTTACTCTTAAACGAAAAATAATAGGTGGCGTTTTAAAAAGTTCTTTATCAGAAACTTTAGGCAATGAAAGTGTCGAAGCCGCTCTTGCTGGTCGAATTACTAAAATATTTGCTTGGTCAATTGACTTCTTCAAACTAAAAAAAGGAGATCGCTATGGCTTAATTTTTAAAGAACGCTTTATAAATGACTCTATCTATGATGGCGTTGAAGAACTTGAAGCTGCTTTCTTTGAATACAAAGGTAAACTCGTTTATGCATTTCCTTTTGAACAAGACACAACATCTGGAAGAATAGAATATTATGACGATCAAGGAAAAACGCTTAAAAATCTTTTTTTAAAGACACCAATAAAATTTAGCCGAATCACATCTAGATTTACTAGCAATAGATTCCACCCTGTACAACATACTTGGAAAGCACATAAAGGAACCGATTATGCGGCACCTACAGGAACCCCAATATCTACAACAGCAGCCGGAATTGTAGAAACTACGGGGTATACAGCTGGAAATGGAAATTTTGTTAAAGTAAAACATAATGGTACTTACTCTACTCAATATTTACATATGTCTCGAATATTAGTAAGACGCGGACAACGTGTCACACAAGGTCAAACTATTGGACTAGTAGGAAGTACTGGTTTAGCAACAGGACCTCACGTATGTTATCGCTTCTGGAAAAATGGCGTACAAGTAGATGCTTTAAAACTCAACTTACCTACCGGAGAATCGTTGACTGGCAGAAACAGAGAACGTTTTATGAAACAAATAGAACCTCTAAAAAGAGAACTGGACAGCATTGGTAATTTGTAG
- a CDS encoding tryptophan 2,3-dioxygenase family protein yields MNITDNSESILKEIDKKYHAINQKTDVQLEGLLWSKPITYWDYIQTDALLNLQIQRTTLPDEMVFIMYHQVNELIFKMILWEIEQISEVENIQTDFFSERLSRITRYFDMLTNSFSIMENGMEVEQYMKFRNTLTPASGFQSAQYRLIEFSSTDVINLTDRRYKDSFDANTDLETSFEHLYWQAAGKDYKTGKKSYLLQEFEKKYKSQFLTQMKEYQTKNIWQKFKQLPEKDQKNPTLIQAMRHYDHTVNITWVMQHLNTAIKYILESGKGNGEATGGSDWQKYMHPKYQRRIFFPELWSPEELANWGNEKEV; encoded by the coding sequence ATGAATATCACTGATAATTCAGAATCAATTTTAAAAGAAATTGATAAAAAATACCATGCTATCAACCAAAAAACAGACGTACAATTAGAAGGTCTGCTTTGGTCTAAACCCATTACGTATTGGGATTACATTCAAACTGACGCACTTTTAAATCTACAAATACAAAGAACGACACTTCCTGACGAAATGGTATTTATTATGTACCATCAGGTAAATGAATTAATATTCAAAATGATTCTTTGGGAAATTGAACAAATTTCAGAAGTAGAAAATATTCAAACTGATTTCTTCAGCGAACGCCTTTCTAGAATTACAAGATATTTTGATATGCTAACCAACTCATTTAGCATAATGGAAAACGGAATGGAAGTAGAACAGTATATGAAATTCCGAAACACATTAACTCCTGCTAGTGGTTTTCAGAGCGCACAATATCGACTAATCGAATTCTCTTCAACCGATGTAATCAACCTAACAGATCGCAGGTACAAAGATAGCTTTGACGCAAACACTGACTTAGAAACTAGCTTTGAGCACTTATATTGGCAAGCTGCTGGAAAGGATTACAAAACAGGAAAGAAATCATATTTACTTCAAGAATTTGAGAAAAAATACAAATCTCAATTTCTGACTCAAATGAAAGAATATCAAACCAAAAACATTTGGCAAAAATTCAAACAACTTCCAGAAAAAGATCAAAAGAACCCAACATTAATTCAAGCCATGCGTCATTATGACCATACAGTAAATATTACTTGGGTAATGCAACATTTAAACACAGCCATAAAATACATTCTTGAAAGCGGAAAAGGAAATGGAGAAGCAACTGGCGGAAGTGATTGGCAAAAATACATGCATCCAAAATACCAACGGAGGATATTTTTTCCAGAACTATGGAGTCCAGAAGAATTAGCCAATTGGGGAAATGAAAAAGAAGTTTAA
- a CDS encoding DUF3108 domain-containing protein — MKKLILSIFVILTLSFDTQKEDAFDVGEWFKFRIHYGIINAGYATLEIKEATVNNKKVFHAVGKGYTTGMSRFFFKVDDLYESYFDKETGNPYQFVRKIDEGGYTKNQEGFFSQDGRVLVKDYKHKTEKTVTVNKNVQDIISAFYYLRNHPNIDKLKSGDSITIDMFFDNETTKFKLKFVGREDITTKFGTVPTMIFKPLVQSGRVFKEKESVTLWITDDDNKLPVRVKAELAVGSIKADLDAFKGLKNPLKVKK; from the coding sequence ATGAAAAAACTAATCCTCTCCATATTCGTCATCCTTACACTTAGCTTCGACACCCAAAAAGAAGATGCTTTTGATGTAGGTGAATGGTTCAAGTTTAGAATACACTATGGCATTATAAATGCCGGGTATGCAACTCTCGAAATAAAAGAAGCTACAGTAAATAATAAAAAAGTATTCCATGCAGTAGGCAAAGGGTACACAACAGGTATGTCTCGATTTTTCTTCAAAGTAGACGACCTATATGAAAGCTACTTTGACAAAGAAACCGGAAACCCGTATCAGTTTGTACGAAAAATAGACGAAGGCGGCTACACCAAAAATCAAGAAGGTTTTTTTAGTCAAGATGGTCGAGTTCTAGTAAAAGACTACAAACACAAAACCGAAAAAACAGTTACTGTTAACAAAAACGTACAAGATATAATATCCGCATTTTATTATTTGAGGAATCATCCTAATATAGACAAACTAAAATCAGGAGACTCAATAACGATCGACATGTTTTTTGACAACGAAACAACAAAATTTAAGTTAAAATTCGTAGGTCGTGAGGATATTACAACTAAATTTGGGACCGTTCCAACTATGATATTTAAACCATTAGTACAATCGGGACGAGTTTTCAAAGAAAAAGAAAGCGTAACACTCTGGATAACAGATGACGACAACAAATTACCTGTTCGAGTAAAAGCTGAACTTGCTGTTGGCTCGATAAAAGCCGATTTAGATGCGTTCAAAGGATTAAAAAATCCACTTAAAGTAAAAAAATAA